Within the Fusarium keratoplasticum isolate Fu6.1 chromosome 1, whole genome shotgun sequence genome, the region TATAGCATATCATGTCCGAGGCATCATTTCCTCATGCTTCCAATGAGCTCTCGCTGTGCCTCACGATCCCGTGCGCCCTCGCTCAGACTTCCGATGCTCCTGAGATCACCGACcacatccttggccttgccaaAGTACACCTCCTGCAAGAGATTTCGCATCTTGAGCTCCATGTCCTCTACCAACCGCCCCACGTTGGCAATGTGGCTGTCGTCGTTCTCGACGGGGAGGTCCTGCTCCACCTGGCGTGTCATGTTGCCGCTCAGATCCATCTCACCGAGGTTTCCGCCCGCGGTCGCCAGCGTCAGGATCACGGTCGACGTGAGCTTGTAGTGGGTGCTTCGGCCTcgctcaatggcctcgaaaACGTGGATCGAGTCCCAGACTCCCTCGGTGCTGCCGCCCTGCGGTGAAGCTAGAGACAAAGACGTGAATTAGCTTGGGCGCACTCCAGTTTCAGGGATGATGTGACAGAAGCGCGGACGAAGACAGGCTATTCAGTCGGTTGGGGTTCCTACCTTTCTTCAGAAGCACCACACCTGCGAACCCATCGTCGAGGTTCCAGAAGTAGACGCTGCTCACACCACCCTCGTAGTACAACTCGCGGTAAAGGTCGAATGCCTCGTTGGCCTTAACCTCCATCTTGCGGACGCGCTCACTCGGGATGGCACCCTCGCCGGCGCCCTCGCTGCCCCCAGCGCCTACGCCGCCCACACCGCTCTCGTCCAGGGGCGGGTCGAACTGGTTGGACCAGGGGGAGCGGTAGCTGTCGCCATCGCGGTTGTAGTCGCAGAGCAGGTAGTCGCGGCCGGTCTGCTTGCAGCGGCGGATGGTGAGGGGTTGATCGACCGACGAGAGGAGGTCTTCGGTCAGATCCGGAGCGAGcgagatgatggcgttgaggtg harbors:
- a CDS encoding F-actin-capping protein subunit beta; this translates as MAVDPFDSALDLLRRLNPKQTTDHLNAIISLAPDLTEDLLSSVDQPLTIRRCKQTGRDYLLCDYNRDGDSYRSPWSNQFDPPLDESGVGGVGAGGSEGAGEGAIPSERVRKMEVKANEAFDLYRELYYEGGVSSVYFWNLDDGFAGVVLLKKASPQGGSTEGVWDSIHVFEAIERGRSTHYKLTSTVILTLATAGGNLGEMDLSGNMTRQVEQDLPVENDDSHIANVGRLVEDMELKMRNLLQEVYFGKAKDVVGDLRSIGSLSEGARDREAQRELIGSMRK